One genomic window of Arachis hypogaea cultivar Tifrunner chromosome 8, arahy.Tifrunner.gnm2.J5K5, whole genome shotgun sequence includes the following:
- the LOC140174637 gene encoding protein MAIN-LIKE 1-like, whose protein sequence is MSPFSVPSWSGGVLRRTLFICPLKSARSHFRTWRTSWGWQWTAVMSAVALQISIYIYIDGGRPAWVWFEELLGVNPPPSQVQKFAVNCSWFQETFGECPEGADKDTVRRYARVYIMMLLGTQLFADKSGNRIHIRWLPYVARLEEMGSYSWGSAALAWFRPTGYDTCSWPLASRWSGYNPSVSEKGPRVQMWRLQIDMLQPRDFIWMPYSFPDVLHVVHPEALESRHTALWRSVMSLIYFAVIE, encoded by the exons ATGAGCCCCTTCTCAGTGCCTTCATGGAGCggtggcgtcctgagacgcaCACTTTTCATATGTCCTTTgaagagtgcacgatcacacttcaGGACATGGCGTACCAGTTGGGGTTGGCAGTGGACGGCCGTTATGTCAGCGGTTGCCTTACAgatttccatatatatatatatcgatgGTGGACGTCCTGCTTGGGTGTGGTTCGAGGAGTTGCTTGGAGTGAATCCTCCTCCAAGCCAGGTTCAAAAGTTCGCAGTAAACTGCAGCTGGTTCCAGGAGACATTTGGAGAGTGCCCCGAGGGAGCCGATAAGGACACCGTTCGGCGCTATGCTCGTGTctatatcatgatgttgttgggcactCAGCTATTTGCCGACAAGTCCGGTAACcgcattcacatcagatggctgCCGTACGTAGctaggcttgaggagatgggttCCTATAGTTGGGGGTCTGCAGCATTGGCATG GTTTAGGCCTACTGGGTATGATACGTGCAGCTGGCCTTTGGCATCGAG GTGGTCAGGTTACAACCCTTCCGTTAGTGAGAAGGGTCCTAGGGTGCAGATGTGGAGACTGCAGATAGACATGTTACAGCCCAGGGAT TTTATCTGGATGCCGTATAGCTTTCCCGATGTACTGCATGTTGTGCATCCGGAGGCGTTGGAGTCTCGACACACGGCGTTGTGGCGATCTGTGATGTCACTGATATACTTTGCCGTCATAGAGTAA
- the LOC140174638 gene encoding uncharacterized mitochondrial protein AtMg00810-like — translation MDVNNTFLNGVLFEEVYMDLPLEYKTNESNLVCDIIVYLLVYVNDIILARSSKKMMCKVQHLLESMFKLKVLGDLKYLLGLELARSPKGIVLSQKKCTLSILENTNFVDAKPSSLPVETNLRMSVSDGDPLHDPSTYRRIIGRLMYLTISRPDIT, via the exons ATGGATGTGAATAATACGTTCCTTAATGGTGTCCTCTTTGAAGAAGTCTATATGGATTTGCCTCTGGAATACAAGACCAATGAGTCAAATCTTGTGT GTGACATCATAGTCTACTTACTTGTATATGTGAACGACATCATCTTGGCAAGATCCTCCAAGAAAATGATGTGCAAGGTGCAACACTTATTAGAATCTATGTTCAAACTCAAGGTTTTAGGTGATTTAAAATACTTACTAGGGCTGGAACTTGCAAGATCACCTAAAGGCATTGTCCTTAGTCAAAAAAAGTGCACCTTGAGCATATTGGAAAACACCAACTTCGTTGATGCTAAGCCGAGTTCCTTACCTGTGGAGACAAATCTGAGGATGAGCGTCTCTGATGGGGACCCATTACATGATCCTTCCACTTATAGGCGTATAATTGGAAGGCTAATGTACCTTACAATATCACGTCCTGATATCACATAG